A genomic window from Nematostella vectensis chromosome 9, jaNemVect1.1, whole genome shotgun sequence includes:
- the LOC5515417 gene encoding intraflagellar transport protein 57 homolog, whose product MEGDGRRGGEESLSYMSTVGTMEDLLEKLKLLEYDAEFCKPLGFRPLTRHYFALSTNPGEQFFTFTSLAAWLLNQRGKNFEQPQEYDDPNATISNILDELKKMGIQTDFPPAKLKTGSGEQVCYCIDKLCDEALKAKRFGWKRPVHPEEEFEEETMEDDESEVTINKVEEELEVDDQAEIEEDDSYLDLTGLKEQNNFRDSSESHKPDSVMESNVDAAEWKLEVERVLPLLKVHIRTDNKDWRTHYEQMQQHSEGIKSSLNETRGHLDKLHQEISRTLEKIASREKYVNNQLEHLLLEYRGLQDSAAEIKERYKQGSGGVTELTRSLAQITEELESVKAQMDERGTNMTDAGPLVRIKQSLTRLKQEVQQMEVRIGVVEHSLLSAKLRDRSALREDMQAPAADNFGQFKI is encoded by the exons ATGGAGGGTGACGGGCGTAGAGGAGGCGAAGAATCATTGAGTTACATGTCAACTGTTGGCACCATGGAAGACTTGTTAGAGAAGCTAAAGCTTCTCGAGTACGATGCAGAATTCTGCAAACCTCTCGGCTTCAGACCACTTACAAG GCACTACTTTGCCCTATCTACCAACCCAGGTGAACAGTTCTTTACATTCACATCGCTTGCTGCATGGTTACTCAACCAGCGTGGCAAGAATTTTGAACAACCTCAGGag TATGATGACCCCAATGCCACCATCTCAAATATTCTTGATGAGTTAAAAAAGATG GGTATTCAAACAGACTTTCCACCTGCTAAACTTAAGACGGGGTCAGGAGAACAG GTCTGTTATTGTATTGACAAACTTTGTGATGAAGCCCTTAAAGCAAAGAGGTTTGGATGGAAAAG ACCTGTACACCCAGAGGAGGAGTTCGAAGAGGAGACAATGGAAGATGATGAATCAGAGGTCACCATTAATAAAGTCGAAGAGGAACTAGAG GTTGATGATCAAGCTGAAATTGAAGAAGATGATAGCTACCTTGACCTAACTGGACTGAAGGAGCAGAACAACTTCAGA GATTCATCAGAGTCACACAAGCCTGACTCAGTGATGGAGTCAAATGTTGACGCTGCCGAATGGAAGCTGGAGGTTGAGAGAGTTCTTCCCTTACTCAAAGTTCACATACGTACAGATAACAAG GACTGGAGAACCCACTATGAACAAATGCAGCAGCACAGTGAAGGAATTAAGtcatctttaaatgaaactagg GGCCATCTTGACAAGCTACATCAAGAGATCAGTCGTACTTTGGAAAAGATAGCAAGTCGGGAGAAATATGTAAACAACCAG CTTGAGCACCTACTGCTAGAGTACCGTGGATTGCAAGACAGTGCAGCAGAG ATTAAGGAACGATACAAGCAAGGCAGTGGAGGAGTGACAGAACTCACCAGGTCCTTGGCACAG ATAACCGAGGAACTTGAATCAGTCAAGGCGCAGATGGATGAGCGAGGAACCAACATGACTGACGCTGGACCGCTGGTCAGAATTAAGCAGTCTCTGACGCGGCTCAAGCAGGAGGTACAACAGATGGAGGTCAGGATCGGAGTG GTAGAACACTCTCTACTCAGCGCAAAGCTCAGAGACCGCAGTGCATTAAGGGAAGACATGCAAGCTCCCGCTGCAGATAACTTCGGCCAGTTCAAAATATGA
- the LOC5515416 gene encoding tyramine/octopamine receptor: MEDCSGELDPVVAIVLTILNTILAVFSTAGNAIVLIAIWRTSSLHSTSNYFIASLAAADLSVGFIINPLWVAKSGLNIWENNHFLTIFTEFMSVQTLVTTTFNLAAVSVDRYVAVTNVFRYLEIVTKKRCIILITFIWIFSLAFSALRFTISDPLMLPYLWIAVSVICYTIPFTIIAYCYYKIFKVAKRQSRQIEMTENSVGGTTRSNEEAIKRAKKNRKAAYTIGIIIGLYLVFALPSMIISAIQLLTPDECLKLKIIRAWFWGALVSFSSSAFNPWIYAARNTEYRRAFQQVLGFCEKLSLKKRKVKPIDIPAKRDNDDVDDLPRPEVT; the protein is encoded by the coding sequence ATGGAGGATTGCTCAGGCGAACTAGATCCAGTTGTGGCAATTGTTCTGACAATTTTGAACACAATTTTGGCTGTGTTTTCTACTGCGGGAAACGCAATTGTTCTCATAGCCATATGGCGCACTTCGTCTCTCCACTCAACCTCTAACTATTTCATTGCTTCTTTGGCAGCCGCCGATCTTTCGGTAGGATTTATTATCAACCCACTTTGGGTGGCAAAAAGTGGACTGAATATTTGGGAAAACAATCACTTTTTGACGATATTCACGGAATTTATGTCAGTGCAGACTTTGGTAACTACCACGTTTAACTTGGCAGCCGTAAGCGTGGATAGATATGTTGCGGTGACAAATGTTTTCCGTTATCTTGAGATTGTCACCAAAAAACGATGCATCATATTAATCACTTTTATCTGGATTTTTTCGCTCGCCTTTTCTGCACTTCGCTTCACCATTTCGGACCCGCTAATGTTGCCTTATTTATGGATAGCTGTGTCCGTAATATGCTATACCATCCCTTTTACTATCATTGCTTATTGCTATTACAAGATCTTCAAGGTAGCCAAAAGGCAGAGTCGTCAAATCGAAATGACTGAAAATTCGGTAGGTGGAACTACAAGATCAAACGAGGAGGCAATCAAAAGGGCAAAGAAGAATCGCAAAGCAGCATACACAATCGGAATTATAATAGGCCTTTATTTAGTTTTTGCCCTGCCTAGTATGATAATCTCTGCGATACAGCTCTTGACTCCAGATGAATGCCTTAAACTGAAAATCATCCGCGCTTGGTTCTGGGGCGCTCTGGTGTCATTCAGTTCATCGGCTTTTAACCCTTGGATTTACGCTGCGAGAAATACGGAGTATAGGAGAGCTTTTCAGCAAGTGTTAGGGTTTTGTGAAAAGCTTAGTCTGAAGAAGAGAAAAGTGAAGCCGATAGATATTCCTGCAAagagagataatgatgatgttgacgatTTGCCTAGACCAGAAGTAACTTAG
- the LOC5515461 gene encoding 26S proteasome non-ATPase regulatory subunit 9 has translation MADEEIKTVKQLIAEKDAIEQEIKEFQDVLASQKNVGMEENLIDAEGYPRDDIDVYTVRIARNRIICLQNDHKAKMKEIEEGLHKVHAKAKENKRENETGQASTESRDVNLTPFLRVESVTPHSPAAKAGLEVGDNILKFGSLSAQNFQGLQNIASVVQHSKGIPLHVTIQREDKRKNISLTPNTWPGKGLLGCHIVPIK, from the exons atggcggacgaagaaataaaaactgtCAAACAACTTATAGCAGAAAAAGATGCCATAGAGCAAGAAATTAAAGAGTTTCAAGATGTCCTGGCTTCT CAAAAAAACGTGGGAATGGAGGAAAACTTGATTGATGCGGAGGGCTACCCAAGGGATGATATCGATGTGTACACCGTCAGAATAGCGAGGAATAGAATTATTT GTCTACAGAATGATCACAAGGCGAAAATGAAAGAAATCGAGGAAGGCCTTCATAAAGTGCATGCAAAagcaaaggaaaacaaaaggGAGAATGAAACAGGACAGGCTTCTACTG AAAGCAGAGATGTTAATCTAACACCATTCCTGAGAGTGGAATCAGTTACTCCCCACTCACCAGCCGCCAAAGCG GGCCTTGAGGTTGGTGATAACATTCTCAAATTTGGTTCCTTGAGTGCCCAGAATTTTCAAGGGCTGCAGAATATTGCCTCAGTTGTACAACATTCTAAAGGG ATACCATTACATGTCACAATACAAAGGGAGgacaaaagaaagaatataAGTCTGACTCCAAATACTTGGCCAGGAAAAGGCTTGCTAGG ATGCCATATTGTTCCAATCAAGTga
- the LOC5515462 gene encoding neuropeptide Y receptor type 1 — MQPWNAEVSVNKLFPLDSEGNISCDINAQYIYESDGVKFSRISTESLLALLGIIGNLFVCLLQAEHLRINRRVIGLIRSLALADLGILLVCFPFAVAKEQEAINEWTFGAAGCKVFYPFCEAFYAVSIWSVVAISIERYRIFKRNNNIWAPSRENWQNWRIVTTIWIIAFFVYSLPLFFSSTLQTLCGKKMCYLEWSATGSMNSLAAKLHSFTLLFTLYFVPVCIIAWTYFRASRRKELFANRHKRARRRIRTQFNSLSSALLEEEEAVREQLDSISRIHLPVVGIFAITMVPVTLLRFIFSFFPNTLTLEKYLVLFNISIVFIILHAAAKPCVYFLLSRSFRSAYAHVWKRLRAYARCRIKKEERLVSSHDFGVEIVSLTSTTTTLSRYKETTL, encoded by the coding sequence ATGCAGCCGTGGAATGCTGAGGTTTCTGTCAACAAACTATTTCCGCTGGATTCTGAGGGAAATATTTCCTGTGATATAAATGCACAATACATCTATGAATCCGATGGGGTCAAATTCAGTCGAATCTCAACCGAATCTCTTCTTGCACTCCTTGGCATCATTGGGAATCTCTTTGTATGTCTACTACAAGCTGAGCACCTCAGAATAAACCGACGAGTCATTGGCCTGATCAGAAGTCTCGCTTTAGCAGACTTAGGCATTCTTCTGGTGTGTTTTCCTTTTGCTGTCGCAAAGGAGCAAGAAGCGATCAATGAATGGACATTCGGAGCTGCGGGATGCAAAGTTTTTTATCCATTTTGTGAAGCTTTTTATGCAGTCTCGATTTGGTCTGTTGTGGCTATCTCGATTGAAAGGTACCGAATTTTCAAAAGGAACAATAACATTTGGGCTCCAAGCCGTGAGAACTGGCAAAATTGGCGGATTGTGACCACTATATGGATTATTGCATTTTTCGTATATTCCCTACCGCTATTTTTCTCGAGCACATTACAAACTCTTTGCGGGAAGAAAATGTGCTACCTTGAATGGTCGGCTACAGGAAGCATGAACAGTCTAGCTGCTAAGCTGCATTCCTTTACACTTCTTTTCACTCTTTATTTTGTACCTGTGTGCATTATAGCTTGGACCTACTTTCGAGCCTCGAGGCGCAAAGAACTCTTCGCGAACAGACACAAACGCGCGCGAAGGCGCATACGAACACAGTTCAACTCGCTTAGCTCTGCTTTGCTTGAGGAGGAAGAAGCTGTAAGAGAACAGCTCGATTCGATCAGTCGCATTCACCTTCCTGTTGTCGGTATTTTTGCAATCACTATGGTCCCAGTAACATTACTTCGATttatcttttcattttttccaAACACACTGACTCTCGAGAAATACCTTGTTCTTTTCAATAtttccattgtttttattatcctCCACGCAGCAGCCAAGCCCTgcgtttattttttattgagtCGCAGTTTTCGCTCGGCATACGCGCATGTATGGAAGAGACTTCGCGCGTACGCGAGGTGTAGGATTAAAAAAGAAGAACGCCTTGTTTCTTCGCATGACTTTGGTGTTGAGATTGTGTCTCTTACAAGCACCACAACAACTCTTAGTCGATACAAAGAAACAACGTTATAG
- the LOC5515460 gene encoding FAD synthase — MQHIYNMADNVKVNVAKSCGIIIIGDEILKGHTQDSNSSFLAKKLWCLGIKVPKISVISDHEFEIIKEIEEFSKKYDFVITTGGIGPTHDDVTISGIAKAFGESLVPNEELAEVIAKIYRVERSSLNSAHLKMCHLPPSAKLHYDKDRLKHPFPILSIKNVFVLPGIPEVVQKDFPIIGNLLLHPDSSKFYLCTIFLSSDGAEVAHILDNVVQRFKESVSIGSYPECTNAGWHVKLTVESESQAKLHDACQYLLTQMPPACVQKVEGLNNHGGTTSEDDAPPCPDVSPVYPLLAPTDTSSLGACLKGAWAVIQESLKLFRLDELCISFNGGKDCTVLLYIMYAAVAQSMAEVPKINALYVRHDSPFKEAENFVEETTRLYNLNLICMSGKIKPALEELKKSHPNIKAILMGTRRHDPFTEKLHTFSWTDQGWPEYLRINPILDWNHQDVWSILLHCKVPYCTLYDNGYTSLGSSHNTRPNPVLRVNSNEYKPAYLLEDDQLERAGRT, encoded by the exons ATGCAGCACATTTACAACATGGCGGATAATGTGAAAGTTAACGTGGCGAAAAGTTGCGGGATTATCATAATCGGAGACGAGATTTTGAAAGGGCACACTCAAGACAGCAACTCTTCATTCCTTGCCAAGAAGCTTTGGTGTCTAGGAATTAAAGTTCCCAAAATTTCCGTGATATCAGACCACGAGTTTGAGATAATCAAAGAAATAGAAGAGTTCTCGAAGAAATACGATTTTGTGATAACTACCGGTGGCATTGGCCCTACGCATGATGACGTGACTATTTCAGGCATTGCAAAAGCGTTTGGAGAAAGCCTCGTCCCAAATGAAGAGCTAGCAGAGGTTATTGCGAAGATCTACCGAGTTGAGAGATCGTCCCTGAATTCCGCTCATCTAAAAATGTGCCATCTCCCACCCTCTGCTAAACTCCACTATGATAAAGACCGGCTGAAGCACCCCTTTCCAATACTATCCATCAAAAACGTTTTTGTGCTTCCTGGAATCCCGGAAGTTGTCCAAAAAGACTTTCCGATTATTGGAAACCTACTATTACACCCTGATTCAAGCAAATTTTATCTGTGCACAATATTTCTATCTTCTGATGGGGCTGAGGTAGCTCATATTTTAGACAATGTTGTCCAACGATTCAAGGAAAGTGTTTCTATAGGGTCATACCCAGAGTGTACAAATGCCGGCTGGCATGTCAAGCTAACTGTAGAATCAGAGTCACAGGCAAAGCTGCATGACGCTTGTCAGTATCTCTTGACACAGATGCCCCCAGCCTGTGTACAGAAAGTTGAGGGGCTGAATAATCATGGAG GAACAACCAGTGAGGATGATGCACCACCATGCCCTGATGTATCACCTGTCTATCCTCTGTTAGCCCCAACAGATACCTCTAGCCTTGGTGCCTGCTTGAAGGGGGCATGGGCTGTGATACAGGAATCTCTCAAGCTGTTCAGGCTAGACGAGCTGTGTATTAGTTTCAATGGAGGGAAAGACTGTACTGTTTTGCTCTATATTATGTATGCTGCCGTAGCACAAAGCATGGCTGAGGTACCAAAGATCAATGCATTATATGTCCGTCATGACTCACCATTCAAAGAAGCTGAGAATTTTGTAGAGGAAACAACAAGATTGTACAATCTTAATCTTATTTGTATGAGTGGAAAAATCAAGCCAGCTTTGGAAGAACTTAAAAAATCTCACCCCAACATTAAGGCCATACTAATGGGTACTCGTCGGCATGACCCATTTACTGAGAAGCTCCACACATTTTCCTGGACAGACCAAGGATGGCCTGAGTACTTGAGGATCAACCCAATCCTGGACTGGAATCACCAGGATGTCTGGTCCATACTCTTGCACTGCAAGGTTCCTTACTGCACTCTCTACGACAATGGGTATACATCTCTGGGGAGCTCCCATAACACAAGGCCCAACCCTGTGCTTCGAGTTAACTCAAATGAGTACAAACCAGCATATTTATTGGAGGATGACCAACTAGAGAGAGCAGGTCGCACATAA
- the LOC5515418 gene encoding cystathionine beta-synthase-like protein produces MSEMSKCPVNAVRNLDLTDLKGKERKWIRPDLKSKCTWHLGANLADSPHHHEKARVPSSKIMPNILQKIGDTPLVRINNIGKTYGLKCELLAKCEFFNAGGSVKDRIGLRMIEEAEREGRLKPGDTLIEPTSGNTGIGLALAAAVKGYRCIIVMPEKMSNEKVDVLRALGAEIVRTPTEAKFDSPESHIGVAQRLNAEIANSHILDQYRNPGNPLAHYDSTADEILQQCDGKVDMVVLGAGTGGTITGIARKLKEKCPGVTIVGVDPKGSILAEPESLNESDVSMYHVEGIGYDFVPTVLDRSVVDKWYKSEDKTSFTMSRRLIREEGLLCGGSSGSAMVAAVEAAKSLNEGQRCVVILPDSVRNYMTKFLSDDWMTEKGFVEPNTNGFDSKLWWWKKQLHALNPPTPLSVLPSISCQHCIDIMSREGYDQLPVVNEAGGVLGMLTLGNIMSHIIAGRMKPSDSVSKCIYKNFKKVTLETNLGTLSRILDHDHYALVVHSQRVYIAPDKVTEKEMVFGIVTRVDLLNYITRSEAISPH; encoded by the exons ATGTCAGAAATGTCAAAGTGTCCAGTAAATGCTGTAAGAAACCTGGACCTTACTGATTTAAAGGGAAAGGAGCGAAAGTGGATCCGCCCGGATCTGAAATCAAAATGTACGTGGCATTTGGGAGCGAATTTGGCTGACTCACCACATCACCACGAGAAAGCGAG GGTGCCATCAAGCAAGATTATGCCAAATATTCTTCAAAAGATCGGCGATACTCCGCTAGTTCGAATCAACAACATTGGCAAGACGTACGGGTTGAAATGTGAATTGC TTGCTAAGTGTGAGTTCTTCAATGCTGGCGGATCTGTTAAGGACCGTATTGGGCTGCGCATGATAGAAGAGGCGGAGAGAGAAGGTCGCTTAAAGCCGGGCGACACCCTGATTGAGCCCACCTCTGGAAACACAG GCATTGGCTTGGCACTTGCCGCTGCTGTGAAAGGATATCGCTGTATTATTGTCATGCCAGAGAAGATGAGTAATGAAAAG GTGGATGTTCTTAGAGCACTTGGGGCAGAAATTGTGCGTACCCCAACTGAGGCCAAGTTTGACTCCCCAG agTCACACATTGGAGTTGCCCAGAGGCTGAATGCAGAGATTGCTAATTCACACATTTTGGACCAG TACCGTAACCCTGGCAACCCTCTTGCGCATTATGACTCCACTGCCGATGAGATCTTGCAACAGTGTGATG GAAAAGTTGACATGGTGGTCTTGGGTGCTGGAACAGGAGGGACCATCACTGGCATTGCCAGGAAACTGAAGGAAAAGTGTCCAGGGGTTACG ATTGTTGGTGTAGACCCCAAAGGATCCATCTTGGCAGAGCCAGAATCTCTTAATGAGTCTGATGTTTCTATGTACCAT GTTGAAGGAATCGGTTATGATTTCGTCCCAACTGTTCTTGACCGCTCTGTGGTGGACAAATGGTACAAGTCTGAAGACAAGACATCCTTCACTATGTCTCGCAGGCTTATTAGGGAGGAAGGATTGTTGTGTG GAGGGTCTAGCGGAAGTGCTATGGTTGCTGCTGTAGAAGCTGCCAAGAGTCTCAATGAGGGCCAAAGATGTGTGGTGATCCTGCCTGACTCTGTCAGGAACTACAT GACTAAGTTTCTGAGTGATGACTGGATGACAGAGAAAGGTTTTGTTGAACCAAACACCAACGGCTTTGACAGCAAGCTTTG gtGGTGGAAGAAACAATTACATGCTCTTAACCCACCAACACCACTATCTGTCCTACCATCCATCAGTTGCCAGCACTGCATTGACATCATGAGCAG gGAAGGATATGATCAACTTCCTGTGGTCAATGAAGCTGG TGGTGTGCTTGGCATGCTTACGCTTGGCAACatcatgtcacacatcatTGCTGGAAGAATGAAGCCTTCAGACAGTGTTTCTAAGTGCATCTACAAGAACTTCAAGAAG GTTACCTTGGAGACGAACCTGGGGACCCTGTCGCGCATCCTGGATCATGACCATTATGCCCTGGTGGTTCACAGTCAACGTGTTT